A part of Fimbriiglobus ruber genomic DNA contains:
- a CDS encoding RNA polymerase sigma factor: MAAPALLRHVLTHSATADADAELLARFVANRDEAAFAELVNRHGPVVYRVCRRLVGPTGADDAFQATFLVLATRARAVRKAGAVGSWLVGVAARVARQMRRAALRRERYESAFASERSGLNIADLPPETADLGRILDDELTRLPDHLRGPVVACLLQGRTQEQAAADLRTSQRTVRRRLEEARRLLRSRLERRGVVPVVAAGLVAGAGQVPAAVPVELAKRTVAIVLDFLAGGCAVASSPAAIAKGVAMSTFAGKIKVVAAVVALGVAALGVGIAGDGKPIPPTPQLPAKEPIPPTDVAAPVPAAPRPTPPVSDSTLIPPSNIPIEPPAAADSKTARYQTTNFVIDAPTAEVARIVGDAAEGHRKWFAEDWLGHALPAWPRPCPITVRIVADKAGGVTTFSFGTSAGKPAVTAMEMRVSGELSAVLRDHLPHEVMHCVLATHFGQPLRRWVDEGVAALAEGSESRHAQTVRCRELLNAGRGIRLKVLMELTEYPKDMIVLLAEGLSVCEFLLTLTPDRSSCYPAYPDGVRNSRRRSFAGAHCSPRLLSLKRVAGRRPSRRSTDSIR, from the coding sequence ATGGCCGCACCCGCACTCCTTCGCCACGTCCTGACTCATTCCGCCACCGCCGACGCGGACGCGGAGTTGTTGGCTCGTTTCGTCGCGAACCGGGACGAGGCCGCGTTCGCGGAACTCGTGAACCGGCACGGGCCGGTCGTGTACCGGGTTTGCCGACGACTGGTCGGGCCGACGGGTGCGGACGATGCGTTTCAAGCCACGTTCCTCGTGCTGGCGACGCGAGCCCGAGCGGTCCGCAAGGCCGGAGCGGTCGGCTCGTGGCTGGTCGGGGTGGCGGCCCGGGTCGCTCGACAGATGCGGCGGGCCGCGCTGCGGCGCGAGCGGTACGAGTCCGCCTTCGCGAGCGAGCGAAGCGGCTTGAACATCGCGGACCTCCCGCCCGAAACGGCCGACCTGGGCCGCATTCTCGACGACGAACTCACCCGCTTGCCCGATCACCTCCGCGGGCCGGTCGTGGCCTGCCTCCTACAAGGCCGCACCCAGGAGCAGGCGGCCGCGGACCTTCGCACCAGCCAGCGGACGGTTCGACGGCGGTTGGAGGAGGCCCGCCGTCTCTTGCGGTCCCGGTTGGAGCGGCGGGGCGTCGTGCCGGTCGTGGCGGCGGGGTTGGTGGCGGGTGCCGGGCAAGTGCCGGCCGCGGTGCCGGTGGAACTGGCGAAGCGAACGGTGGCGATCGTCTTGGACTTTCTTGCGGGCGGATGCGCCGTGGCGTCTTCCCCAGCTGCAATCGCAAAAGGAGTGGCGATGAGTACGTTCGCGGGCAAAATCAAAGTCGTTGCCGCAGTGGTCGCGCTGGGAGTTGCGGCGCTCGGAGTCGGGATCGCGGGGGACGGGAAACCGATACCGCCGACCCCGCAGCTTCCGGCGAAAGAACCCATCCCGCCCACAGACGTCGCGGCCCCCGTGCCCGCGGCCCCCCGGCCGACGCCACCCGTCTCAGACTCTACCCTCATTCCGCCGTCGAATATTCCGATCGAGCCGCCGGCCGCCGCGGACTCTAAGACCGCTCGCTATCAGACGACGAACTTCGTGATCGACGCCCCGACCGCGGAGGTGGCGCGCATCGTCGGCGATGCCGCGGAGGGGCATCGCAAGTGGTTCGCCGAGGACTGGCTCGGGCACGCCCTGCCCGCGTGGCCGCGGCCGTGCCCGATCACCGTCCGGATCGTTGCTGATAAGGCAGGTGGCGTGACGACGTTCTCGTTCGGCACGTCGGCCGGGAAGCCGGCAGTGACGGCGATGGAGATGAGGGTCAGCGGCGAGTTGTCCGCGGTCTTGCGTGACCACCTTCCGCACGAGGTGATGCACTGCGTCCTCGCCACTCATTTCGGTCAACCGCTCCGCCGCTGGGTCGACGAGGGGGTAGCGGCCCTGGCCGAAGGGAGCGAAAGCCGACACGCGCAGACCGTTCGCTGCCGCGAGTTGTTAAACGCGGGCCGCGGAATCCGGCTGAAGGTTCTCATGGAACTGACGGAGTACCCGAAGGACATGATCGTCCTTCTCGCGGAGGGCCTGTCGGTGTGTGAGTTCCTCCTGACGTTAACCCCCGACCGGTCATCTTGCTACCCAGCCTACCCGGACGGGGTACGGAACTCGAGACGCAGGTCATTCGCCGGCGCTCACTGCTCGCCGCGATTGCTCTCGCTCAAGCGAGTAGCTGGGAGACGGCCGTCAAGGAGGTCTACGGATTCGATTCGGTAG